One segment of Clarias gariepinus isolate MV-2021 ecotype Netherlands chromosome 6, CGAR_prim_01v2, whole genome shotgun sequence DNA contains the following:
- the LOC128526592 gene encoding membrane-spanning 4-domains subfamily A member 12-like isoform X1: MTSASVGSDVGSGYTIVTKVVPSLTAPAAAEQNSSQTQSQLQNFLKGEPKALGVVQIMIGVLTILFGIVKAVSFQTISVYSGVVFWGSLIYIGAGSLAVSASNNFNACVVKATLGLNIFSIIAALFAISMFFLDLVLVKYFNGISLVLLIFSLLQFVISLAVMILICKSTGTNEPTEVREINHVASSTPPMESPPAYCEVEGDN; encoded by the exons ATGACCAGCGCTTCAGTGGGAAGTGATGTGGGAAGTGGCTACACCATAGTCACCAAAGTTGTTCCTTCATTAACAGCTCCAGCTGCAGCAGAACAAAATTCATCTCAGACTCAAAGTCAACTACAAAACTTCCTGAAAGGAGAACCCAAAGCGCTGGGA GTTGTCCAAATAATGATTGGTGTGTTGACAATATTGTTTGGTATCGTGAAAGCAGTCTCTTTTCAGACCATCAGCGTGTACTCTGGAGTTGTTTTCTGGGGTTCACTGATT tacatcggTGCTGGTTCACTGGCTGTTTCAGCGAGCAACAACTTTAATGCCTGTGTG GTGAAGGCGACTCTGGGGCTGAATATTTTCAGCATAATAGCTGCATTATTTGCCATCAGCATGTTTTTTCTGGATTTGGTGCTTGTC AAGTATTTCAATGGAATCAGTTTAGTTCTGCTGATTTTCTCCCTGCTTCAGTTTGTCATCTCATTAGCAGTTATGATCTTAATTTGCAAATCCACCGGCACCAATGaacctact GAGGTCAGAGAAATAAACCATGTGGCTTCGAGCACTCCACCAATGGAAAGTCCTCCAGCATACTGTGAAGTAGAAGGAGACAACTGA
- the LOC128526592 gene encoding membrane-spanning 4-domains subfamily A member 15-like isoform X2, translating to MTSASVGSDVGSGYTIVTKVVPSLTAPAAAEQNSSQTQSQLQNFLKGEPKALGVVQIMIGVLTILFGIVKAVSFQTISVYSGVVFWGSLIYIGAGSLAVSASNNFNACVVKATLGLNIFSIIAALFAISMFFLDLVLVYFNGISLVLLIFSLLQFVISLAVMILICKSTGTNEPTEVREINHVASSTPPMESPPAYCEVEGDN from the exons ATGACCAGCGCTTCAGTGGGAAGTGATGTGGGAAGTGGCTACACCATAGTCACCAAAGTTGTTCCTTCATTAACAGCTCCAGCTGCAGCAGAACAAAATTCATCTCAGACTCAAAGTCAACTACAAAACTTCCTGAAAGGAGAACCCAAAGCGCTGGGA GTTGTCCAAATAATGATTGGTGTGTTGACAATATTGTTTGGTATCGTGAAAGCAGTCTCTTTTCAGACCATCAGCGTGTACTCTGGAGTTGTTTTCTGGGGTTCACTGATT tacatcggTGCTGGTTCACTGGCTGTTTCAGCGAGCAACAACTTTAATGCCTGTGTG GTGAAGGCGACTCTGGGGCTGAATATTTTCAGCATAATAGCTGCATTATTTGCCATCAGCATGTTTTTTCTGGATTTGGTGCTTGTC TATTTCAATGGAATCAGTTTAGTTCTGCTGATTTTCTCCCTGCTTCAGTTTGTCATCTCATTAGCAGTTATGATCTTAATTTGCAAATCCACCGGCACCAATGaacctact GAGGTCAGAGAAATAAACCATGTGGCTTCGAGCACTCCACCAATGGAAAGTCCTCCAGCATACTGTGAAGTAGAAGGAGACAACTGA